In a genomic window of Pristiophorus japonicus isolate sPriJap1 unplaced genomic scaffold, sPriJap1.hap1 HAP1_SCAFFOLD_1238, whole genome shotgun sequence:
- the dpm3 gene encoding dolichol-phosphate mannosyltransferase subunit 3, with the protein MTKLAEWLLGLAVLGAAWAGLAFDLLGLGLTEPGLQLLGPLPAYLLVAFGCYSLGTVGYRLATFNDCEAAAQELRAQVQEARTDLAGKGFRF; encoded by the coding sequence ATGACGAAGCTGGCCGAGTGGCTGCTGGGGCTGGCGGTGCTGGGGGCCGCCTGGGCGGGGCTGGCCTTTGacctcctgggcctgggcctgacCGAGCCAGGCCTCCAGCTGCTCGGGCCCCTGCCCGCCTACCTGCTGGTGGCGTTCGGCTGCTACTCGCTGGGCACCGTGGGCTATCGGCTGGCCACCTTCAACGACTGCGAGGCAGCGGCCCAGGAACTCCGGGCCCAGGTCCAGGAGGCCAGGACGGACCTCGCCGGGAAAGGGTTCCGCTTCTGA